GCTCTGTGCCCTGAATgacttttttctccccacctcttgcGAGAGCCTCCAAACAAGAGGCAAGCAATGGCCTTCTTGATGTCAGCGCTGCCATAGATGGAGGGCGCGATGCTCTTGGCTATCGTCTCATAGATGTTGGGCATGGCAGCGAGGCAACGAagttcctcctcttcctgaggGGTCACCGAGCCAGCAAAACTGTGTCCTATGTGGGGAAGGACAGAATGACAGTGAACAAATGGGTGTTGTAAAGAAAGAGACACTGTATCCCTCAAACCCACTGCCACCAAAAGCCCTTCTTGCATCATGCCAAATGCCACCAGGTCTGAAGGGTGGGAAGAGCAAGCATTTGCTATCCCAGCAAAGCATGCTTTGTGCTTCCAGGCTGggtgaaggaaggagaaggaaagaagaaaagcaaggatCTTGGGCAAAGCAGTTAGAAGGAACAAGAGGGAGAAATTACAGTCAGGAGCGCGTTTTAAATTCATAGCTCAATTTTAACCATTGACTTCAGCCCAGATCCTCAGGGATGGCTTAGTGAATTCCCACTGAGATCAATAAGATGAAAGTACTTAAATACCCTGGAGGACTCAGGCTGAAGCCTCCTCATTTAATATCTCTGAAACAAAGTCACACAGGACACGAGTTTACAGCACCCAGGGTAAGCCAGACCTCCTGGACAGGACTGAACCTTTCACTATAtaagcaaaagagaagaacCCAGGCTGTGATTTCGTACACATCTCGCTGAGGGACTGCCCCGTTCAGGAAGGGGGTTCTCCCAACACCAGGCTATCCCCAAAGACCAGGCAGGTGCCAAAAGCAGCCCTCACCTGAGCCCTCCATGTCCACCTGGATGCCCACCACGCGGATGTAAGCGCTTCGGATGCCCACACCGACGTTGTCCCGGCTCTTGTTCTTGCTCTGGGCAGACTTCTTGATGGAGTAAATGCCCATGATAGTGACTCTGTTGCCTGGGACAACTTTGTCACACAGGTACCTAAGAGGAGAAAGGTGAAAGCAAAGGATGGTGGTGAGGAAAAGGATGGTCCCACCAACAACCATCAGCCCCTCTCTTTCCAAACCCAGAAGAATCTGGAGGCCCAGCACTCAGCAATGTGGGCTGCCAAAAGAGAAGTCAGAGCTAAATTGAGAAATGCCAAGAGAAGGACAAGCCAGTCTACAGCTCTTGACCCTTCTTGGTGAAGCTCCCATCTGAGGCTGGGGTCACATCACACGTGATCCAGCCTGGCTGAGAAACACCAGCCACGGGAGGAAGCAAACAAGCAGAGATCAATGCCACCAAAATCACCCTGAGATCATTGTCAGCACGGCCACAGCCCGCCCGCAGACCCTGCTGTTACCTGTCGCAGTACAGCTGCAGGTGGCGGGGCATCTCCCCATGTGGCACGGCGTCGGGGGACTCCTGCAGCTTCAGGACCTGGAAGTCCACGCACTTGCACTTATCTGGCATGATGAAATAGGGGTCCAGTGGGCACTTCGGGCGGCCGGCCTGTTCTCTGTGTGGAGAGATCAATCGGGAAAGTTAGCTGGGGGCTGGCACTTGTAGAAGGGACAGCGGTCACAGCCGAGAGCAGCCCACCTCTCCCAGGTCAGAAAGACACTGCCACCAGAGCAAAGGCTCACCAAACCCTCTGTCTCACCTCCAGCAGTTGCCAAAAGCAGGTACTGAGGTCAGAGTATCGGAACAAGCCAAAGACACGGCGATGCTTCCCCTGCATACTCTCCCCgccacctccctctcccctgctAGCTACAAGCAAGGAGGGAGCTAATTCACTAATTACGCAGAAGATAACAGCATAGACTCAATGACTTGACAGGACATATTTCTTTATAACCTCACACACGAGGCAAACGTTAAGTGGTTCGTGGTGAGAAAGCAATTAGCAGCATGACAAGGCTGCCATCAACCTCTGAGTCTCTCGAGACGCCGGCTCGGCGTAGCTGCCTTGTGAGGCTACAAGCTCTCGGGGACGAGGAGCACCTCTGCATCCTGCTGGCTCCTCCGTATTCTGCTGTCAGCGCCCGACTccatgcaggcagcagcagggctttttggggggatggcacaagggagaaaaaaccTGATGAGTGTCAGCCCCGCCCCACCAGAGCTGTGCTGACCCACTTGTGCAGCCAAGGATCGGGAGCCAGGAGTGATGCCTATCCCCAAGACCGCTCAGGCTGCATCAGAGATaaggcaaaggaaataaatactggCAGGCACGAGTTCAAAGGCACAATCCTTCAGGCTCAGCTAGCgtgagagctgcagcacagcagcagcctaaTGCTCATGGTTCACGCAGGCATCAAAAGCTGTAAAGCAGGATTTGGAAGTTAGTGGCAAAGCATCCTTACAGAATTTGATGAAAAGCCCACCAGGAGGGGGAACGTGGAAGCAAGGAGTTTGAGTAAGATAAAAACTTACTAAGGAAGCCAGGACAGGAACTTAAAGCAGTATTATGGGGCAACTAGAGGCAGGAACAAAACTTTAGGTACAAAGGGCAATAGGGGAAAGCAAAGTTAGGCAGCGGATGGCTTAGGGAGTGATAACAAACAATCCCCATCACAGGAGATTTTAGCACAGCCACACTCAGTGGAGAGCAAAGACAAAGCCACTATGAAATCTGGAAGGGGGACCTCCCGGCAGCTACCAAAACTGCTTCAGTAAGCCTGTGATAAGCAGAAGCCAGCACAAGAGCCTGACAGGCAGGAGggttttttgttcattttgtttgttaatgGAAGAGATGAAAGTGTGAAAGTGAAAAGGGCGAGGGAGAGGtcaagaaggaaagcagaaaacaggcTTCTGTGTCTGTAGCAACAGGGATGCTGGAGGCGCTGGAAATGCAAGTATATAAAGGAAAGATCTTGTCTTCTGCAAGACAGGAACAAAACCCTGTGCAAAAGGAACTGGAGGAAGAGATGCAGCTTAAATAGCGTGCTGAAGTGAGATTTACATACATGCGAGACGGCAGAGGCACCCTCCACATTACTGTATGCGGAAGCCTTCACAGGATGCTTTGGAACAACCTACCGACGGaacctctgctttttttttttttttttcagggaaccACTGGGTAATTTTATCCGAATAGGATCGGTTCGGAAGTTGTGCTTGGAACCCAGCTGCGCTGGGACAGCAAGCCTTGAGAAACCAGTCTGGTCTCacagctggccctgctttgagcaggaggttgcaCTAAAGACCTCCTGGGATCCTTTCCCCCTGAGTTTTCCCCCACCACCCTGCCACACACAGCCCCAGGCCATTCCTTACGTGTTGCATTTCCTAGGGAGAGAATACCCCTCGAGGCCCGGGCGCACGGCGATGTTGTTGATGGTGTTCCGGCAGCTGCGGCACTGGATGGCTATTTTGGTGGCTTTGGCTCGCACGGGGGTTGCCGAAATTACGATCCCGGGGATCTTCACAAGGTGGGACATCTGGTCGgactgaaagggaaaaggtgAAGGGGAAGTGAGAAAAACACTTGGAAGATGGATAAGGAACTCAAGATgtcaaggaaacatttttttcttagatacACTCCCCACATTTACAGTGCCAGAAGGAAATAGCCTGTGTTTCTTGACAGCATATCTTGCTGTATAGTAGCATGATGTGGTTGCATGACTTAaattatgcttattttaaagcaagagaGGAAAGGACACTCGCTATATGCAGAACATCACTAACAGCAATGATGTCCCCATAACAAGACTAGAAATAACAGTTCTTTGCAGCCAGATTTAAGCTGCAGAAGTATCCTTGGCCTGTAAATCAGCGTACAACCCATAAGCTGAATTATGGAATTAAGCATCAAAGGCTTCCCCTGCAATCACACTCCCATGGGGCGAGCCCTGCCACCCGCTGCCCACTGCTTCAGGCGGCAGCGAACCACCTCACCTTCAGGCTACGGATGCTGGCTGCGTTGGCGTCTGATCTCAGCATGACCTGGATGTCCTGGAGGGTTTCCTCCCCCGAAGGACGAGGACGGGTGACCTCATCTGCAACctcttttgctgcttcttccagcTAGAAACGGAACAGCTCAGCTATTAGGAGGGTGTCACGGCGTGtagccagggctgctctcacGACGTGCCAACGTCAGCACACCAAGCCGCCCACTCCCTCCATCCTTACCAGCTGCAGGTGCTCAGCGGGCTGCTTGTACAGGTAGTCAGCGAGATCTTCATCGAAGCTGGCCAGGTCCTCCATCTCCACCTCCACCCAGTACTGACCCAGGTTGTAATGCCGCTTGAGCTCATCTCTGCAAGGCAGCAAGCAGGAAAAGTTTGCGGGGCAGGAAGCACCAGGAACCCATAGGGACCCTGGGCTCTGCTGAGGAGGCTTCCGcttggaggggagaggggggaaaataGGGAGAGAATTAAGGGATGCCTGCAGGGATTTGGGGAAACCTTTCACCCTAAAGGCTTTAAAGTGTGACAGTagagcagggacagcagcactTGCAGTGGCACCGTGAGATACAGCGCTGgttcattaaaaaaagccatatatacatataaaaagcacatatatatgaaaataataataattataggGGAGCGCCAGGGGTGCCGGCAGCACCTGTATTTGAAGGTGAAGCCCGTCCGGTCCGTGCCCACGCGGTACTGCCGCAGGAACTCCTTGAAGCGCCGCTGCAGCTGGGATTTCCGCACCTGCCCCTCGTCCGCCGCCGGCTCGCCGCCGAAGCTGTCGCTGTAGTAGATGCCGGGCTCGTCGAAGCCCGACATGGCGCCCACCTGCCCCGGGACCCCCGCGCCCCGCGGTACCGCCGCGCCTTGGCTATTTCgcggcaaaaaaaaaaaaaaagcgcgCGCCGCGGAGAGCTGGCGGGCACCCGCCCCCGGCCTCCGATTGGCCCGCCCGAGGCGCGCCGCCGCCCATTGGTCCAAAGcgccctcccgccccgcccTCGGCGGGAAGCGATTGGCCGCGGTTGCCGGGCGAGGTTTTGGCGCGAGAGgcagggggaaaggagaggggggaAGGCGAAATGGCGGACGGGCGGGACCATTGGCCcggcggggggggtggggggggggtgtgtgaAACCATCTTGGGCGAGGGGCGCGTAATGGCGGCAGGGGGGTGTGGAGGGTGGCTGGAGGGCGGTGGTGGGTAGCAGGGAAGTAGGTTTGGTCATAAAGAGGGACAAAGCTTCAGCCTCCAAAGGCTTCCTAGGCCTGGCAGGACCATAGTGATTTACGTGGGATACTTTGGGGCCACTGGATAGGTGGAACTCTATGAATTTCAATAAATGGCTGTGTTTCAGTAGTTCTTTTGTCTGTGTTCTTGCTTTTCAATATTTGGCTACCTGTTTTAAGAATTACCCATTTATTTTCCTACCAGGAGTTGGCAAACGGGTCCAAAGGGAGAAGTAGTAACGGGGATTTTGGAAGGATACGGGGTGGGTGAGAACAGCACCAGCCCCTGTCCCGCTGGTGCTCCTCAGCAGGACCTGCCCTCTGTCATGGTTCTGCGCTGGGCgtcagagcagctcagcaggacTACATGTCTTTGGGATTAAAGTCACCGCTGGAGCAGGCAGCGCCATGGGGACAGGTCGATCACAGAGGCTTTCAggcaggaagagaggaaaggacCGAGCTGAGAGGTTATGGCCATGTTGGCTCTGAAAAACAGCCCCTCCTGCAGTGACTCCTGGATCTGAAGACCCTTGTAAGCAGGCAGGGTGGCGGCTGGCCACCAACCCAAGCCTCCAGACCTCATACagcaaaaggcaggaaaagagaGCTGCAAACAcaggctgctccagcagtgccACCTAGCTGGACGGCCTTTAGCACCGCCTCGTGTGCCAAATTCTGGGAGTGACTGGGGTTGGTGCAACTTCACCTAGGTGAGGGCATGCTGTTGCATGCTTGTTCCCCATTTAGCTGTCAGGTACGGTCAAAGCCTGGCATGCGTTTGATTTCCGAGTGGTAAAAACATGCTTGCTTTTCTGGTTCATGGGTAAGTTCTCACAAATGCAGCCAGGTTAATGAAGCCCTCAGCTGGCCgtggctggggagagctgtCCTTTTTGGGACCAGCTGAAGGTCtcatcacatttttctcttaataggacagcagccagctctgacATCCAGTGTCCACCCCTTGAAGATACTTTGTACAACCACAGAATTTCGTTCCATTTCTAGAAATGGAGACCAGCGTGTAGGAGATGAAGAAACCTGCCCCAGCTTGTACGACGGGTTATTGTTAGAATTGAGTGGGAACAGAGGCTGGCTCTGATAACTCCCACTTTCCTCTGTTGCCACGTCTGTGGAGGCAGCAGCTTCAAAAGACATAAAAcggggaggaaggaaagacacCTCCTTTCTTCCCAGGCAAGGCTTTAACAATACGAAACATCAGGCTCAAAGACTTTACGTTGAATTTTATTCtgtatataaattatataatcaGACAAAAGAACAACACTGTCTCTTCAACAAGCAtcatctgcttaaaaaaaaaaaaaaagaaaaaaagaaaaaaaaagaaaatgattggAAAAAGATTTAACAAAGACCTGATAGTGTCATATAAAACAGTCTATAACCCACGGGAGCTGCGCGGCTCCGCAGAAACAGTGATCACAGTATTATCTAGCAGTATGAAATATTGAGCAAACAGAGCTCCAGGGAACTGCTCATTTCTGAGTCAAGACAGGTGTCAAAGCTGCATTTCTGATCCTGATCCTGTAGGATTTTTGCTGATACACTGCAAAGCAACCACAATTCTTGGCCATCATTTTTAGGCCTTTCCTGCCCTTGGTTCTGGTGATAAAGTTAGTCTCCGAGGAGAGCTCACACCAAGCACAGGAAAGACTTTGCCTGAACCCCCGTGCAGcactctctgctttctgtggagAAAGGTCTCCAAATATTAGTGGCAGAGCCAAGATCACAGTACCCAGTCGAGGGGAATTTCTCTCAAAGGACTGGGGAAGATGGATTAGTTTAGGGTGAGGGAAGGCACGAAGAGAAGGTGAAGGTCCTGCTTTTTCACATAGCAAACAAGCCCACAGCGACTGTCGTGACTATGAAGCCGAGCGCGAGGATCCACCGCACGAGGGGAGAGGTGGCCACCAGGTCTGTCTGACTCCTGCTTGTCCTCTCGCTTTCTTTCCCAGGCGCTGGACCTAGAGCAAGCAGGGAAAATAACACAGATGAGGATGGGCTGAGGCAAGTTGATGCTGGTGTGCCGGGGCAGACCCTGCTGGAGCCATCGAGGGGAGGAGCAGAGGGCCCAGAGCCCTGTGAGGCAGGGGGAAACAGCGGCAGCAGGTTCTTCTCTCTCAGGGCAGGTGAGCCAGGGAACCAATCGACTTGACTTGGGCATCACAAGGCTCACAACCCCTCTGCCTGTACTTGGATACTGGCCTCTTTCTTCCCTTGCCTCCTCTCTGACTTGTAAATGCTCTGCCCGGCTCCTCAAGGGACTCATTCAGACCCTTGATATGTGCAGAAGACAGACAAATAAATTAAGACCgaattttaaaaggcattttgtCTCCTGTTTCCCATTTGTTAGGCATTTTATGGCCTTAAACAGGTAGTCCTTAGCACACCAGACAAATACTTGTCCCAGTACAACCTCATCCAACACCAAGCgcttttgaaaatcttatcTCTGCAGGCCTATTGGGAAAGGAGCAACAAAGATTCACAGGGAACTTTTACTGCCCTTCTCATAGAACTTGCTCTAAGGTTCATTGTCTGGTGATGCGCAAGACCAGGATGCTTTTCATTCTTTGCCATGGGAAAACTGCTTCAATCCAGTATGCACTGAAAAAATCTCCCTTTTGGTTTCAGAATGGGTAGGTCATAAGGGCTTTCTTAGGGGAAGCACACATTATCAGGGAAACCAGCCTCTTCTGTAAACATCTGAGCCTGCTCCTACTTCAGTCGGCAAATCTGACTGCATAAAAAGGGATTGCCTCAGTTGCTCAGGCTATACCCAGTTCATGATCAGCACTTGCCAGTAgatggagcttttttttttttgcgaaACTGAGCGACAGCCTGTTTTCACCAGGTAGGTCTGAGTTGGTTACAGTTTACCATCCAGAACCATGCTCATTATAAACCCCGCACACTTTCAGGAGCTGTCTTGAATAAATATGcctgaaaggcaggaaaatgaCCAGAGAAAATTTAGTCCAAAAGGATGGGCCATTGGGCAAGGCTGCGTGTATGGAAGAACGCTCTTTCAGCACCTCAACTGATACGCTGGGCCCCAAACTGCAGTCTTTGCTTCAGTGAACTCAAGGCCAGGTTTCCCTGCCGTTGAAACTCATGTGGTTGAATTGCTAAAACCTTAGAGAAGGAGAGCGGAGTGTCTTCTTGTACAGCTCCCTCATTGACACTATTTCTGGAGAGCCCATGTATGTCATCCATGCTCAGTCATGTCTAGAAGAAGCTTTGCCCATACTGATGCCTGCCATTGCACTATGTACTGACTGCTGGTGAAGAGATGGGGCAAACATCTCACACATATTTCTCAGTGGCTTTTACaaacagaagcagaggagaaCAAAACTACAAGGGCAATGCTAAACAACAGCCTTTCAAAATGTCTTACCGTGCTCATATGATTTGTTAACGCTCCTAGCACGAAGCTCTGCCTTTGACTGCACAAGCTGACCATTTTCCTGGCTTTTAGacaccagctcctgcagcgcCTCAAACACCTGAGAAGAAGGAACAGTGTCTCATTATGTGGTCTCATTATCTGCTCTTTGGCTTTCACTGGTCCCCTTGCCCCTGCCCAGGCACTATAGGAACCAAAGGAACCTACAAGCTTCCAACCCAAGTCTCCGGTACTTTTTGCCCAGAACACAATCTGCCTGTGGGGTCTGCCTGTTCACTTTACAGGTTTCCCCTGAAGCTTCCAGCTCAGGTGAAGGTTACTGTCCCTGTTCTGATGGGGAGAAAAGCAAGGTGTACCTGTGCAGCTAGTCAAAATACACAGACCTGTCAAGCTGCACTGcagaggaaggacagaagggTGTTGATCTCTACTCCCGGTATAAGCCCTCATTCATATCTGAATAATAGCACATGGAAGGGCCTGAATTCAAATgccagaggaggaagaagagccCCTCAGAGACCAGTTGCTTGCTGGGCTCCCAGTCTGGACAAGCGTAGCCATCCAACTCTGACTAGGTTGCCATAACCCACAGCTTCCCTTAGGCTCCACAGCAGAAATACCGGCTTTGCCCTTTTACCCCTGTAGCTGTTATTTGAGAGAGGGTGTGGGCAGACAGGGCTGGCTGGTTGTTACTCACCTGTATATTTAACAGGAATGCTTTCTTGGCCTCCTCCAAGACTCTTTTCTTAGTAGCAAGGTCCATCTCAAGGGCATTCATGCGGGACCGATAGAGCTGTTTGAACTTGGTGGCGTTGGAGACTCCATCGAAGGTGAAGAAAGCCAGCCCTTCCCCAGTGCTGGGCAGCTGGAGAGCCTTTTGGGCAATTTTCTTCAACACCTGCCCCCCAGACAGGTCTCCCAAATAGCGAGTGTAGGCATGGGCCACCAGGAGCTCTGGATGGTTCCTGCCGACGTAGTGGAGCCTTTCAACGTATTTCTGAGTAGCCTCAGGACATGGGATCTCTTCCCTCCAGTTTCTGCCGTAGAAGTACTTCAAGTCTTCCTCCAGGGCAGCTTTCCGGTGCAGCTCCGCTGGGAAATAAACTGGGGCGTAAGCAGGGTTGTCCTTGTTACGTTCAATCTCTTCCTCCAGAGCAGAGTAGATGAAATACAGGGATGCCGTAACGAgctgaaacagaaggaaggggaTGAGGTACAGGTGTATGTCTGTCTTCTTCAGGGTTTTGGGACAAATCCCACCAAGAAATAAGTTACTCGTGCACACCCACTATTAATCACACACATCTGTTATGGTGCAGGTTTCCTATGTGGCAAACAGAGTTGCAAGGGACAGTGAGACACCAATCTAGCCCTTCCCATTCTTTAGGCAGCATCAGGTAAGACCTAAGCCATTTCCAGCAGTTACTGGTCTTACCTGCCcttaaaagctgctgctttcacctTCAACTTAAAGTCCTTGCAGCTTGATATAATGGAAACTAGAGCCTTATGAAACCATACAATGGTCTATTCTCTTAATTCCCCCAGTCAATATGAAGAGCATTCCCAAAGGTACGTTGTTTGGTGCATTGTTAGAGTCT
This is a stretch of genomic DNA from Cygnus atratus isolate AKBS03 ecotype Queensland, Australia chromosome 1, CAtr_DNAZoo_HiC_assembly, whole genome shotgun sequence. It encodes these proteins:
- the HMOX1 gene encoding heme oxygenase 1, which produces METSQKHSSESMSQDLSELLKEATKEVHEQAENTPFMKNFQKGQVSLHEFKLVTASLYFIYSALEEEIERNKDNPAYAPVYFPAELHRKAALEEDLKYFYGRNWREEIPCPEATQKYVERLHYVGRNHPELLVAHAYTRYLGDLSGGQVLKKIAQKALQLPSTGEGLAFFTFDGVSNATKFKQLYRSRMNALEMDLATKKRVLEEAKKAFLLNIQVFEALQELVSKSQENGQLVQSKAELRARSVNKSYEHGPAPGKESERTSRSQTDLVATSPLVRWILALGFIVTTVAVGLFAM